A genomic stretch from Candidatus Nitrososphaera gargensis Ga9.2 includes:
- a CDS encoding CBS domain-containing protein has translation MSAVSEIMSSPKKIVAASIKPGLSALDMAKLMIKNKVGSVVLMDGDERPVGIITERDILRKVAASNKPAKSIAAKDIMSSPVITVKAFDSIETAAAVMTKNKIKRLVVVEQDDSLAGVLSVTDIARKLAKILADDYNRYGHLKAILDL, from the coding sequence ATGAGCGCAGTCAGTGAAATCATGTCGTCGCCAAAAAAGATAGTCGCGGCAAGTATCAAGCCCGGCCTGTCGGCCCTTGACATGGCCAAGTTGATGATAAAGAACAAGGTCGGCTCGGTAGTGCTGATGGACGGCGACGAAAGGCCAGTCGGCATAATTACCGAACGAGACATTCTCAGAAAAGTTGCCGCGTCAAACAAGCCGGCAAAAAGCATAGCTGCCAAAGACATCATGTCGTCGCCTGTAATTACAGTCAAAGCCTTTGACTCCATTGAAACCGCCGCAGCTGTAATGACAAAGAATAAGATCAAGAGACTTGTGGTGGTAGAGCAGGACGACTCGCTGGCAGGCGTGCTGTCAGTCACCGATATTGCAAGAAAGCTGGCAAAGATACTTGCAGACGACTATAACAGGTACGGCCACTTGAAGGCCATACTTGATCTCTGA
- a CDS encoding CAP domain-containing protein: MCGAQNYFVAGDPATTAAAKKKNSSGSAGKIVAACVLVTVVAVALFIFAPAILGVITQQQDSNPAFSILQPQGQEPVTVPREELVQHALDLINKDRADFGLPPVQLSSNQAAQVHAEDVFRTKRISHWMTNGEKPYMTYTRYGGEGSVQQNVAIAGFSPEQYEQCRTNILLDCERIEPLSTIAELQYEMMYKDKECCDNGHRYNILDPRHTHVSIGIVYDRYYLAFVENFENNYGLDISVNNGQVTISGQLLEGQELQQIDIYYDEIPTREIYEQNKHMLSYSAGELVAAVVEPLPLGFYYEKPEGLILIEANRWGQGDDSPSSVDVMFNLASAVRKDGVYTLFAVVEDGEERFKATSYSIFVDSE; encoded by the coding sequence GTGTGCGGCGCTCAAAATTATTTTGTTGCCGGTGATCCAGCAACAACAGCAGCAGCAAAGAAGAAGAATAGCAGCGGCAGCGCCGGCAAGATAGTAGCCGCCTGCGTCTTGGTGACAGTAGTCGCAGTCGCGCTATTCATATTCGCTCCCGCCATACTTGGCGTCATTACCCAGCAGCAGGACAGCAACCCTGCGTTCAGCATCCTGCAGCCGCAGGGTCAAGAGCCGGTGACCGTACCGCGCGAGGAGCTGGTGCAGCATGCGCTCGACCTGATAAACAAGGACAGAGCTGACTTTGGCCTGCCGCCGGTGCAGCTGAGCAGCAACCAGGCCGCGCAGGTGCATGCAGAGGACGTTTTCAGGACAAAAAGGATATCCCACTGGATGACAAACGGGGAAAAGCCCTACATGACCTACACTAGATACGGAGGGGAGGGCAGCGTGCAGCAGAACGTCGCGATTGCCGGCTTTAGCCCAGAGCAGTACGAGCAGTGCCGCACCAACATACTTCTTGACTGCGAAAGGATAGAGCCGCTGTCCACTATAGCCGAGCTGCAGTATGAGATGATGTACAAGGACAAGGAATGCTGCGACAACGGGCACAGGTACAATATACTTGACCCGCGCCATACGCATGTGAGCATCGGCATCGTCTATGACAGGTACTACCTTGCGTTTGTGGAGAATTTTGAGAACAACTACGGGCTGGACATAAGCGTCAATAACGGTCAGGTCACGATCTCAGGCCAGCTTTTGGAGGGGCAGGAGCTTCAGCAGATAGACATATACTACGACGAGATCCCAACGCGGGAGATTTATGAGCAGAACAAGCACATGCTCTCGTACTCTGCTGGCGAGCTCGTAGCGGCCGTGGTCGAGCCGCTGCCGCTGGGCTTTTACTACGAAAAGCCAGAGGGCCTCATTCTGATTGAAGCCAACAGGTGGGGGCAGGGCGACGACAGCCCTTCTTCTGTCGATGTCATGTTTAATCTGGCGTCCGCGGTGCGGAAGGACGGCGTCTACACGCTCTTTGCGGTGGTTGAGGACGGCGAGGAGAGGTTCAAAGCCACATCATATTCAATCTTTGTGGACTCTGAATGA
- a CDS encoding MBL fold metallo-hydrolase codes for MLDFLPKPSKRGAKPVARKINEFRSGCRFKIGSLEVHPIHVDHSIPGAYGFIIYTSAGPVVYTGDIRLHGARPEMTQEFVSEAKAAKPVALICEGTRIIDIPMEESEQRVFREANDLVAGHPNAPVFADFNFKDMDKVRTFYRIAKENGRKLVVKLKDCYYLKYLSQDPNLGIPNYDYKDIVIYKPKQVSGTYSDGDYYGEDATFASLPNAKTAAEISQNLSRYLCALGYFSFASLIDMKPPPGALYIHSASEPYNEEMVLSQERVNNWLDKFGMERHQIYCSGHAKGTDLFQIVKEISAKMLFPIHTEHPEMYVRATRNMTVIEEGKAYDLLQQ; via the coding sequence GTGCTTGATTTTCTGCCAAAGCCGTCAAAGAGAGGGGCCAAGCCAGTCGCAAGAAAGATAAACGAGTTCAGGTCGGGCTGCAGGTTCAAGATAGGATCGCTTGAAGTGCATCCGATCCATGTCGACCACTCGATACCCGGCGCGTACGGGTTTATCATCTATACGAGCGCCGGGCCGGTTGTCTACACCGGCGACATCAGGCTGCACGGCGCTAGGCCCGAGATGACGCAAGAGTTCGTATCAGAGGCAAAGGCTGCAAAACCAGTAGCCCTCATTTGCGAAGGGACAAGGATAATTGACATACCGATGGAAGAGAGCGAGCAGCGTGTGTTCAGGGAGGCAAACGACCTCGTGGCAGGGCACCCAAACGCGCCGGTGTTTGCCGACTTTAACTTCAAGGACATGGACAAGGTCAGGACATTTTACAGGATAGCAAAGGAGAACGGACGCAAGCTAGTAGTCAAGCTGAAGGATTGCTACTACCTAAAGTACCTGTCGCAAGACCCCAACCTCGGCATCCCAAACTATGACTACAAGGATATCGTCATTTACAAGCCAAAGCAGGTGTCCGGCACATATTCAGACGGCGACTATTACGGCGAGGACGCGACATTTGCAAGCCTGCCCAACGCAAAGACGGCTGCGGAGATCAGCCAGAACCTGAGCCGCTACCTGTGCGCCCTTGGCTACTTTAGCTTTGCATCGCTTATCGATATGAAGCCGCCTCCCGGCGCGCTCTACATCCACTCTGCAAGCGAGCCGTACAACGAAGAGATGGTCTTGAGCCAAGAGCGGGTGAACAACTGGCTCGACAAGTTCGGCATGGAGCGGCACCAGATATACTGCTCAGGGCATGCAAAGGGGACCGACCTGTTCCAGATCGTAAAAGAGATCAGCGCCAAGATGCTCTTCCCCATACACACCGAGCACCCTGAGATGTACGTGAGGGCTACCCGGAACATGACCGTGATAGAGGAAGGCAAGGCGTACGACCTCCTGCAGCAGTAG
- the folE gene encoding GTP cyclohydrolase I FolE codes for MTTTAEKTAAINKRKIAKLVRELLIELGENPDREGLTGTPSRIADMYEEIFSGYRMDAELDVSFSEETDAVVAKDIQFYSMCEHHMLPFFGKIHVAYVPSGKVFGVSKLVRLVEKYSRRLQIQERLTKQIADELVRMGVKGALVIAEGEHLCMKMRGVRNDSSITTIAHRGIMEQKEVREHVLALIYNPKSEMTRV; via the coding sequence ATGACAACAACAGCAGAAAAGACAGCAGCGATCAACAAGAGAAAAATTGCCAAACTTGTAAGGGAGCTTTTGATCGAGCTGGGCGAGAACCCCGATAGAGAAGGGCTTACAGGCACGCCAAGCAGAATAGCCGACATGTACGAAGAAATTTTCAGCGGGTACAGGATGGACGCAGAGCTTGACGTCAGCTTTTCTGAAGAGACCGACGCCGTGGTAGCAAAGGACATCCAGTTCTACAGCATGTGCGAGCACCACATGCTACCGTTCTTTGGTAAGATCCATGTCGCATACGTGCCATCTGGCAAGGTGTTTGGCGTTTCAAAGCTGGTGAGGCTGGTCGAGAAATACTCCCGCCGGCTGCAGATACAGGAGAGGCTTACAAAGCAGATAGCCGACGAGCTTGTCAGAATGGGCGTAAAGGGCGCGCTTGTGATAGCAGAAGGCGAGCACCTTTGCATGAAGATGCGCGGCGTGCGAAACGACAGCTCGATCACCACGATAGCGCACCGGGGCATAATGGAGCAGAAGGAGGTGCGCGAGCACGTGCTTGCCCTCATCTACAACCCCAAGTCTGAAATGACTAGGGTGTAA
- a CDS encoding 7-carboxy-7-deazaguanine synthase QueE, with protein sequence MQQKVAASARVKLSEIFTSIEGEGILFGTKTMFVRLSGCPLKCHWCDTPYALPLDSGSDYSIDEAKELILKNLHPNTYKVNFTGGEPLVQHEAVIELAKFVRQKGLRTFLESACYDAARFAKVLPYIDLVKVEFKLKDSKVVDEKHYGSLLMSELDCLKLAVGSGGKTTYIKVVVTNSSSLKEFKELVREVFSVARPTEIAGFIIQPSYKIDEPTLDVLFGFYDAVYPLYDQVRVVPQLHKIIGVR encoded by the coding sequence ATGCAACAGAAAGTCGCAGCAAGCGCAAGGGTAAAGCTAAGCGAGATATTCACTAGCATCGAGGGAGAGGGCATACTGTTTGGCACAAAGACCATGTTTGTCAGGCTGTCTGGGTGCCCGCTGAAATGCCATTGGTGCGACACGCCCTACGCGCTGCCTCTGGACAGCGGCTCTGATTACTCTATAGACGAGGCAAAGGAGCTCATCTTAAAGAACCTACACCCCAACACCTACAAGGTCAACTTTACTGGAGGCGAGCCGCTGGTGCAGCATGAGGCGGTGATTGAGCTTGCCAAGTTCGTCAGGCAAAAGGGCCTCAGGACTTTTCTGGAATCGGCCTGCTATGACGCCGCAAGGTTTGCCAAGGTCCTGCCCTACATCGACCTTGTCAAGGTAGAGTTCAAGCTGAAGGACTCGAAGGTGGTTGATGAAAAGCACTACGGCAGCCTGCTGATGAGCGAGCTTGACTGCCTCAAGCTTGCAGTCGGCAGCGGCGGCAAGACCACCTATATCAAAGTAGTAGTAACAAATTCGTCAAGCCTTAAAGAATTCAAGGAACTTGTACGCGAGGTGTTCAGCGTAGCCAGACCAACCGAGATAGCAGGATTTATAATACAGCCAAGCTATAAAATCGACGAGCCAACATTGGATGTGCTTTTTGGCTTTTACGACGCTGTCTACCCCCTGTATGATCAGGTCAGGGTCGTGCCGCAGCTGCACAAGATTATAGGAGTCAGGTAA
- a CDS encoding 7-cyano-7-deazaguanine synthase, with protein sequence MTRPAAVCIVSGGLDSVCYAASLAANDGYDLYLLTFVYGQRAKREIERARFFAKVLKARDHKVVDISFMKSLYGRSNALTDNRQELSRDFSQSLVVPVRNAVFLTIATAWAMSINAKVVAYGAHTGDIPHYPDCRPAFVNAINEALNIAESDSIIAGKRQEITVLSPAVMGLDKPALLKAGYKVLGDKIFQTWSCYSDGVRAGKKYLHCGSCESCINRKDAFTTARIEDKTDYATESRSKRKGKAKRDIH encoded by the coding sequence TTGACTAGGCCGGCGGCAGTATGCATAGTAAGCGGGGGGCTTGACTCTGTCTGCTATGCCGCGTCGCTTGCAGCCAACGACGGCTATGACCTTTATTTGCTGACGTTTGTTTATGGCCAGCGCGCCAAGCGTGAAATCGAGCGTGCACGCTTTTTTGCCAAGGTGCTGAAGGCAAGGGATCACAAGGTGGTCGACATCAGCTTCATGAAATCGCTCTACGGCAGGAGCAATGCCCTGACCGATAACAGGCAAGAGCTGTCGCGTGACTTTTCGCAGAGCCTAGTAGTTCCCGTACGCAACGCAGTGTTCCTGACTATAGCTACCGCGTGGGCGATGAGCATCAATGCCAAGGTTGTCGCCTACGGGGCGCATACCGGCGATATCCCACACTACCCTGATTGCCGGCCGGCGTTTGTCAACGCGATAAACGAGGCGCTCAACATTGCCGAATCTGATAGCATCATTGCCGGCAAGCGGCAAGAGATAACAGTATTGTCGCCGGCCGTGATGGGTCTTGACAAGCCGGCGCTGCTCAAGGCCGGCTACAAGGTACTTGGCGACAAGATATTCCAGACATGGAGTTGTTACTCTGATGGCGTCAGGGCCGGCAAAAAATACCTTCACTGCGGGAGTTGCGAATCGTGTATAAATAGGAAAGACGCATTCACCACTGCACGGATAGAGGACAAAACAGATTATGCAACAGAAAGTCGCAGCAAGCGCAAGGGTAAAGCTAAGCGAGATATTCACTAG
- a CDS encoding cupin domain-containing protein: protein MMNSQVARRLVKKLALEKHSEGGYFKQTYRSDTMVNVEGFDGPRSIATAIYYMLAGDQFSAFHRIRSDEIWHHYAGGSITLYTIDDKDGGRLSKVKIGGKGGIPQVVIKAGTWFAAALDNRKSYCLLGCTVSPGFDYRDWELGKRDELIRMYPQHRKIIERYTK from the coding sequence ATGATGAACAGTCAAGTGGCACGACGGCTGGTCAAAAAGCTAGCACTTGAGAAGCACTCAGAGGGCGGCTACTTTAAGCAGACATACAGGTCGGACACAATGGTAAACGTTGAAGGGTTTGACGGACCGCGTAGCATTGCAACCGCGATCTATTACATGCTGGCCGGCGACCAGTTTTCTGCATTTCATAGGATCAGGTCAGACGAGATCTGGCACCACTACGCTGGCGGCTCGATCACGCTCTATACCATAGACGACAAGGACGGTGGCAGGCTGTCCAAAGTGAAGATCGGCGGCAAGGGTGGCATTCCCCAAGTGGTCATAAAGGCTGGCACGTGGTTCGCTGCAGCGCTTGATAACAGAAAATCGTACTGCCTGCTTGGTTGCACCGTATCGCCGGGCTTTGACTATCGCGACTGGGAGCTTGGCAAAAGGGACGAACTTATTAGAATGTACCCGCAGCACAGGAAAATCATTGAGAGATACACAAAATAG
- a CDS encoding redox-regulated ATPase YchF: protein MIIGLIGKANVGKSTFFNAATELAVPAANYPFTTIEPNVGVAYARVKCVCREFGVQDNPVHSMCIDGNRFIPIKLVDVAGLVPGAHAGKGLGNKFLDDARQADALIHVVDASGTTDSNGRSVPAGAGDPMFDITFVEEEFDLWLAALIGRDWGKNTREAEGLGQKLEQMLAKRLSGLAIGEPVIAAAIHASGLAMKKPVSWTEEDILAFCKILRAKAKPFVIAANKADLPSAEVNIEKMKSAGLEVVPCASEAEALLRKASKKGVLHYLPGDSSFDVKPNVALNIQQQKALDIVRTLMQKYGSTGVQEAINIACFKLLRMVAVYPVEDEFKLADKKGNVLPDVRLLPEGSTAKDLAGTVHADLAKGFLYAIDARTKQRIGADHKLKSGDVIKIVSATSRG from the coding sequence TTGATCATAGGCTTGATTGGCAAAGCCAACGTCGGCAAGTCCACGTTTTTTAACGCGGCTACAGAGCTTGCCGTGCCAGCAGCCAACTATCCCTTTACAACCATCGAACCCAACGTTGGAGTCGCATATGCGAGGGTCAAGTGCGTCTGCCGCGAATTTGGCGTTCAGGACAATCCTGTGCACTCGATGTGCATCGACGGAAACAGGTTCATCCCAATCAAGCTGGTGGACGTGGCTGGCTTGGTGCCGGGTGCCCACGCCGGCAAGGGACTTGGCAACAAGTTCCTCGACGATGCAAGGCAAGCAGACGCTCTCATACACGTCGTCGATGCCTCGGGCACGACGGACAGCAACGGGAGGTCGGTGCCAGCAGGAGCAGGCGACCCGATGTTTGACATCACGTTTGTAGAAGAAGAGTTCGACCTCTGGCTTGCCGCTCTGATAGGCCGTGACTGGGGCAAGAACACCAGAGAGGCAGAAGGTCTGGGCCAAAAGCTTGAGCAGATGCTTGCAAAGCGGTTGTCCGGCCTTGCGATAGGCGAGCCGGTGATAGCAGCCGCAATCCACGCGTCCGGCCTTGCAATGAAAAAGCCGGTGAGCTGGACAGAAGAAGACATACTTGCTTTCTGCAAGATACTGCGCGCAAAAGCCAAGCCTTTTGTAATAGCGGCCAACAAGGCCGACCTGCCCTCGGCCGAGGTCAACATCGAGAAGATGAAGTCGGCCGGCCTCGAAGTGGTCCCGTGCGCGTCAGAAGCCGAGGCGCTCCTGAGAAAGGCGTCAAAAAAGGGCGTGCTCCATTACCTGCCCGGCGACAGCTCGTTTGACGTCAAGCCCAATGTTGCGCTAAACATACAGCAGCAAAAAGCACTTGACATTGTAAGGACGCTCATGCAAAAGTACGGCTCGACCGGGGTGCAGGAGGCGATCAATATCGCCTGCTTCAAGCTCTTACGCATGGTCGCCGTCTACCCTGTGGAAGACGAGTTCAAGCTGGCAGACAAAAAGGGGAACGTCCTACCAGACGTTAGGCTGTTGCCCGAAGGATCAACTGCAAAAGACCTTGCAGGGACGGTGCACGCCGACCTTGCAAAGGGCTTTTTGTATGCGATCGACGCTAGGACAAAGCAGAGGATAGGCGCCGACCACAAGCTGAAAAGCGGCGACGTGATTAAAATAGTGTCTGCAACAAGCAGGGGATAG
- the kae1 gene encoding KEOPS complex N(6)-L-threonylcarbamoyladenine synthase Kae1 encodes MLCLGIESTAHTFGCSIVDSKGKVLSDERDVYKAPEGSGIHPREASRHHMEASADVLRQSLKTAGVSMKDIGIVGYSAGPGLGPCLRVGAVVARTVAGFYKKPLVPVNHALGHLELGAMLTGASDPLVLLVSGGHTMILAFSHGRWRVFGETLDITIGQLLDQFGRALGFASPCGGRIEQLAVQSAGRYMQLPYIVKGNDVSFSGLLTAAIKLASDRAEEVAVTDACYSLQETAFAMLAEAVERALSFTGKKEMMIVGGVAANKRLAEMLEAACSRQGAKLFVCPLKFAGDNGAQIAWTAILEYQVTKRHVKVEESFVQQSWRLDTVDISWRR; translated from the coding sequence ATGTTATGCCTTGGGATTGAAAGCACCGCGCACACATTTGGATGCTCGATAGTCGATTCAAAGGGCAAGGTGCTGTCCGACGAGCGCGACGTCTACAAGGCGCCGGAGGGCAGCGGCATACACCCGCGTGAAGCATCGCGCCACCACATGGAAGCCAGTGCTGATGTCTTGCGACAGTCCCTTAAAACTGCCGGTGTTTCAATGAAGGACATCGGCATTGTGGGCTATTCTGCCGGGCCGGGTCTCGGGCCGTGCCTCCGTGTCGGCGCCGTCGTTGCAAGGACCGTGGCCGGCTTTTACAAAAAGCCGCTGGTGCCGGTCAACCATGCCCTAGGGCATCTAGAGCTTGGGGCTATGCTCACCGGTGCTTCAGACCCGCTTGTCCTGCTGGTATCGGGCGGCCACACCATGATACTTGCGTTCTCTCACGGCCGGTGGCGCGTCTTTGGCGAGACGCTTGATATCACCATCGGCCAGCTGCTTGACCAATTTGGCAGGGCGCTTGGCTTTGCTTCACCATGCGGCGGCAGGATAGAGCAGCTTGCGGTCCAGTCTGCCGGCAGGTACATGCAGCTGCCTTACATCGTCAAGGGCAACGACGTTTCGTTCTCCGGTCTGCTGACGGCCGCGATAAAGCTTGCATCAGACAGGGCAGAGGAGGTGGCGGTGACTGATGCGTGCTACTCGCTCCAAGAGACGGCGTTTGCAATGCTAGCAGAGGCTGTAGAGCGCGCCCTTTCGTTCACTGGCAAGAAAGAGATGATGATAGTGGGCGGAGTAGCCGCAAACAAGAGGCTTGCAGAGATGCTTGAAGCGGCGTGCAGCCGCCAGGGAGCCAAGCTGTTTGTTTGCCCGTTGAAATTTGCAGGCGACAATGGCGCCCAGATCGCGTGGACCGCCATCCTGGAATATCAGGTCACGAAAAGGCATGTCAAGGTGGAAGAGTCATTTGTGCAGCAATCATGGCGGCTTGATACAGTGGACATCAGCTGGCGCCGGTGA
- a CDS encoding PH domain-containing protein produces MVSFEPAPGEKVILDEDCAEDKLRSGFLFLTDRRLVFQKTQGRMATLSKKEGEVVVDIPLNKISSVRAEGFLVKKLVVVSGDKTYKFGVFNNGKWERQIKQLTGAS; encoded by the coding sequence GTGGTGAGTTTCGAGCCGGCTCCCGGCGAAAAGGTGATCCTTGATGAGGACTGCGCCGAGGACAAGCTGAGAAGTGGCTTTCTTTTTCTTACGGACCGCAGGCTGGTGTTCCAAAAGACGCAGGGCAGGATGGCTACACTGTCGAAAAAGGAAGGCGAGGTTGTCGTCGATATCCCGCTAAACAAGATATCGTCTGTCAGGGCCGAAGGGTTCCTTGTGAAAAAGTTGGTTGTCGTGTCAGGCGACAAGACCTACAAATTCGGCGTATTTAACAACGGCAAGTGGGAGCGCCAGATAAAGCAGCTCACCGGCGCCAGCTGA
- a CDS encoding KEOPS complex kinase/ATPase Bud32 produces MQQPRLVKKGAEADIYLVEWGGKKAVSKVRTPKPYRHRELDAAIRKHRTIHEANFMSAAKAAGVMTPFVHFVDPVNAEIIMQFVEGENVRDSITPSLCYEMGRYAAMLHASNIIHGDLTTSNFITSKKQQLVLLDFGLSYYSERKEDIATDIRLIKEVFTSAHIAVKKAFPSFVGGYASVAGKNRTDKILENVKEIEQRGRYARVV; encoded by the coding sequence TTGCAGCAGCCGAGGCTGGTTAAAAAGGGCGCAGAGGCAGATATCTACCTCGTAGAATGGGGCGGGAAAAAGGCAGTCTCGAAGGTACGGACCCCCAAGCCGTACAGGCATCGAGAGCTGGACGCGGCCATAAGGAAGCACAGGACTATACATGAAGCCAATTTCATGTCCGCAGCCAAGGCTGCCGGGGTCATGACGCCGTTTGTGCATTTCGTCGACCCTGTAAACGCCGAAATAATAATGCAGTTTGTGGAAGGCGAAAATGTCAGGGACTCGATAACGCCTAGCCTCTGCTACGAAATGGGTCGCTATGCCGCCATGCTGCACGCAAGCAACATCATCCACGGCGACCTGACCACTTCAAACTTTATCACAAGCAAAAAGCAGCAGCTTGTCCTGCTTGACTTTGGCCTGTCATATTATTCAGAGCGCAAGGAAGACATAGCCACCGACATCCGACTGATAAAGGAGGTCTTTACCAGCGCGCACATTGCTGTCAAAAAGGCGTTCCCAAGCTTTGTCGGGGGATATGCAAGCGTCGCCGGAAAGAATCGGACAGACAAGATCTTGGAAAACGTAAAGGAAATAGAGCAGCGCGGCAGGTATGCGCGGGTGGTCTGA
- the rdgB gene encoding RdgB/HAM1 family non-canonical purine NTP pyrophosphatase has product MRAVTFASTNQNKYREVQSILSAYGISVDFAQVNPVEIQSDSLEEIAREKAKSAFSQVGRAVIVEDDGLFIDMLKGFPGQYSSHAFKTLGNAGIMKLLEGSADRSASFRSLIAFYDGKSLSISEGRVDGRISDRIAEGGWGYDPIFVPDGTDLTFAELKEKKNEYSHRKKALDNFAQWYKHTVP; this is encoded by the coding sequence ATGCGAGCCGTGACCTTTGCAAGCACCAACCAGAACAAGTACCGAGAAGTCCAGTCGATCCTCTCGGCTTATGGAATTTCTGTAGACTTTGCGCAGGTAAACCCGGTCGAGATCCAATCAGACTCGCTTGAAGAGATTGCACGTGAAAAGGCAAAGAGCGCGTTTTCACAGGTCGGCAGGGCGGTAATAGTCGAAGACGATGGCCTGTTTATCGACATGTTGAAAGGCTTTCCGGGCCAGTACTCGTCGCACGCGTTCAAGACCCTTGGAAACGCCGGCATCATGAAGCTGCTTGAAGGGTCGGCCGACAGGTCAGCGTCATTCCGGTCCCTGATAGCGTTCTATGATGGCAAGAGCCTATCAATATCGGAAGGGAGGGTTGACGGCAGGATATCGGACAGGATAGCAGAGGGCGGCTGGGGCTACGACCCGATATTCGTCCCTGATGGCACTGATCTGACGTTTGCAGAGCTGAAAGAAAAAAAGAATGAGTACTCTCACCGCAAGAAAGCGCTTGACAACTTTGCACAGTGGTACAAGCATACGGTGCCCTAG
- the twy1 gene encoding 4-demethylwyosine synthase TYW1 yields MSCSDEHVSHSTDNNLIQITPQLKARLQKAKYGVYNHSAVELCHWTKKSFANEGTCYKHKFYGISTHQCMEMTPTAMNCENRCIYCWRPTEFYDTLEMPEELVDEPDVIVQQLMVERKKLINGYYGNAKNDKKKLDESLLPAHYAISLSGEPTMYPKLPQLIKYLKSLKATKSIFLVTNGQEPDMLKRLAAEDALPTQIYLSTNASNKKMFHQVNRPLHKDAWERWWESLRFLATVNTRTVLRMTLIRGYNDSDSFVGEFAEMMAQGDPHFIELKSYMHIGMSNQRLEQDHMLEMHEVRDFAGRLCEKMPSFKVMDESEISRIVVLQNQVRYTDRWIREYLTPTH; encoded by the coding sequence ATGAGCTGCTCCGACGAGCACGTTTCGCATTCGACTGACAACAACCTTATCCAGATAACCCCCCAACTCAAGGCTAGACTGCAGAAGGCAAAATACGGCGTCTACAACCACTCTGCGGTGGAGCTGTGCCACTGGACGAAAAAGTCGTTTGCAAACGAGGGCACCTGCTACAAGCACAAATTCTACGGCATCTCGACTCACCAGTGCATGGAGATGACGCCGACTGCGATGAACTGCGAGAACAGGTGCATCTACTGCTGGCGCCCGACAGAATTTTATGACACGCTTGAAATGCCCGAAGAGCTAGTAGACGAGCCGGACGTGATAGTCCAACAGCTGATGGTCGAGCGGAAAAAGCTGATAAACGGCTACTACGGCAACGCCAAGAACGACAAGAAAAAGCTCGACGAGTCATTGCTCCCGGCCCATTATGCAATTTCGCTTTCAGGCGAGCCTACCATGTATCCCAAGCTCCCACAGCTGATAAAATACTTGAAGTCGCTCAAGGCCACCAAGTCGATATTCCTTGTGACAAACGGGCAGGAGCCGGACATGCTAAAGAGGCTGGCGGCCGAAGATGCCCTGCCGACGCAGATCTATCTGTCGACCAATGCGTCCAACAAAAAGATGTTCCACCAAGTCAATAGGCCGCTCCACAAGGATGCGTGGGAGCGGTGGTGGGAAAGCCTGCGCTTCCTTGCCACTGTCAACACGAGGACGGTGCTCCGCATGACCCTGATAAGAGGATACAACGACAGCGACAGTTTTGTGGGTGAGTTTGCAGAAATGATGGCTCAGGGCGACCCACACTTTATCGAGCTAAAGTCTTACATGCACATTGGCATGTCAAACCAGCGGCTGGAGCAGGATCACATGCTGGAGATGCACGAGGTGAGGGACTTTGCAGGTAGGTTGTGCGAAAAGATGCCCTCGTTCAAGGTGATGGATGAGAGCGAGATTTCAAGGATAGTGGTGCTGCAGAACCAAGTGCGCTACACTGATAGGTGGATCAGGGAATACCTAACGCCGACTCATTAG